In one Cervus elaphus chromosome 9, mCerEla1.1, whole genome shotgun sequence genomic region, the following are encoded:
- the LOC122701046 gene encoding olfactory receptor 14K1-like: MLVRFTENQILLRLQAGLFSLIYLVSMLENLIIIFLTILDQHLHTPMYFFLRHLSFLDLCLISTTVPKFIFNCITFTESISYLECVLQLFLVVLMAGSETGILTVMSCDRYVAICRPLHYEAVMSKRTCVQLMAVSWFNGGSLGILYSTGTFSLNFCGSNKIHQFFCDVPALLKLTCSQEHAAITVSVAIGVCYAFSCLVCIAVSYVYIFSTVLKIRTRVNQSKAFATCLPHLVVVSALLLMGAVAYLKPPSNSPSLLDLLVSVFYSVVPPTLNPVIYCLKNKDIKSALVKSCGMLKAVE; encoded by the coding sequence ATGCTTGTGAGATTTACTGAGAATCAGATACTACTGAGGCTGCAAGCTGGGCTCTTCTCACTGATCTACCTAGTATCTATGTTGGAGAATTTAATTATCATCTTCCTCACAATTCTTGACCAACACCTCCACACACCAATGTACTTTTTCCTCAGGCATTTGTCCTTTTTAGATCTGTGCCTTATTTCTACCACAGTCCCCAAATTTATTTTCAACTGCATCACCTTCACTGAGTCCATCTCTTACCTGGAATGTGTGTTACAGCTTTTCCTGGTAGTACTAATGGCTGGGTCAGAGACTGGTATTCTCACTGTGATGTCCTGTGACCGCTATGTTGCCATCTGTCGCCCTCTGCATTATGAGGCTGTCATGAGCAAAAGGACCTGTGTCCAGTTGATGGCTGTGTCCTGGTTCAACGGTGGATCCCTGGGAATATTGTACTCCACTGGGACATTCTCTTTGAACTTTTGTGGGTCCAATAAGATACATCAGTTCTTTTGTGATGTTCCTGCCTTACTAAAACTCACTTGTTCTCAAGAACATGCAGCTATTACTGTCAGTGTGGCCATTGGGGTCTGTTATGCATTTTCATGTTTAGTTTGCATTGCGGTCTcctatgtgtatattttttccaCTGTGTTGAAGATCCGAACCAGAGTGAACCAGTCCAAAGCCTTTGCTACCTGCCTGCCTCACCTCGTTGTTGTGAGTGCACTCCTTTTAATGGGTGCTGTTGCTTATTTAAAGCCACCATCCAACAGTCCTTCTCTTCTAGACTTGCTGGTGTCTGTGTTCTATTCTGTGGTACCCCCAACCTTGAACCCTGTTATCTACTGTCTGAAGAATAAGGACATTAAATCAGCTCTAGTAAAGTCCTGTGGAATGTTAAAAGCAGTGGAGTAA